In Oxalobacteraceae bacterium OTU3CINTB1, the sequence TGCGGCGCGGCCTGGTTTTCCCGCGTGTAGACCTTGCCCCTGGCGTCCTTGAAGGTAAGGGCGCCGCTCGATTTGTCGATGACGATGTGCAGCAGTTTGCTTTCCAGGGTCAAGGTGTCGGCGTTGTCGCGCGTCTTGAAGGCGACGGCGGCCGGCTTGCCGGTGACGACGATGCTCGGATGGCGCCAGAAATTCCCGGCCAGCGTGGTGTTGACGCGCACCGTCGCCGGGCCGTAGAAGATCACGTTTTTGGTCATGCCGCCGACGCGGACCTGCACACCGTGTTCGATCTGCGAATACGAAAACGCCGGTGAAGGTGCGCCAGCCGCGACCGGTATCATGTGGCCGTTGGCGTCGAGGCCGACGGGTGGTTTCTCGTCCGCGTTGGCGTAGGCGTTTGCGGCGAGAATGGCGAGTAGCGTCAATGCCGCTGGCGCGGTAGGTCGGTTCATGTGGATTTGTCTCCCCTGCTCGGTGGATGGTCTGGCTCTTGTACGCGGCCAGGATAAGACTCGAAACTAGCAGAGGAGCTCGACAGGCGCCAATTCCAAATTTCGCGCTGTCGATAGCAAAATCGGTATCAGTCCGTGTTGGACGATTACCAGTCGCGGCGCACGCGCAGCATGGCGAAGGGTTGGGTACGGGTGAGGTTGTGTTCGACGAAGTCGACGCCGCCCGCCAGCCGGTCGCCGGTGTAGTGCGTGCGGTCGTAGGCGATGGTGCGGCTGGTGAGGTTGTTCAATTCCAGGGTCACCATCATGTTCGGCGCCGGCCGGTAGTTGACGAAGGCGCGCGCCCAGCCGCTGCCGCTGCTGGAGGCGCGGTCGGCGATCTGCCAGCTGTCGTTGCTCCAGCCGTTGTCGACCGAGAAGCCCCAGGCGGTGCGCTGCCGTGGCAAGTCTTGCGAGAATTCGATCCGCCACGCCAGCGGCTGCTCGCCGGACAGGCGGCGCGTCTCCTGCGTGGTGGGGTCGGTGACCGACGACGAGCGCCACGTGGTCGACAGCTTGAGCAGGCCCTGCGGCAGGGCCCAGTCGTCGGTGGGCAGGTTCAGCACGCCGGTGACGCTGTCGGCGCTGGCGTCGCCGATATTGCCGGCGGCGTCGTAATTGGCGTTCGCCGCGCGCATCGGCATGCGGTCGATGACATCGCTGATATGCGATTGCGTGTAGCTCAGCACGGCAGCGCCCCGGTCCCAGAAACGGTATTCCAGCGCGCCTTCGCACAGCCAGGTCTTCGCCGGCACCAGCTCCGGGTAATCGGAGCGCAGCGACTCGTCGGCGATGCCGAAGTACGCCGCCGCGTCGCCGAAATTGAGCTGGCTGACCTCGCGTTCCAGGCGCAGGCGCAATTGCAGCGATGGCGTCGGCGACATCGACAGCCGCAGTCGCGGCTTGGGGTAGAAGTGGGCCTTGCCTTCGGGCTGGTCGGCGCCCACGCTCAAGCTGGCGTGCGAAATTTTCAGGCCGGCTTCGGCGTTGATCGAATTGTCGAGCTGCCAGACCGACGACAGCTGGCCCTCGATGCGCTCCTCCTGCACCCAGGCGCTGCCGGTCGGCACGGCGGCCGCGCCGGCGCTGGCCTGGTAGGTGTTGGCGCTGTCGTTGGTGTTGACGGCCCGCTCGACGCCGCCGCGCAGCACCACGCCGTTCGGCGCCTGCCAACTCATTTGCGCGGCGAGGATCTGTTCGGTGGCGTTGGCGGTCGTGACCGCATAAGAGGTGTTGCCGCTGGAGGAGAATGTCGACTCTGCGTCCACCTCGGAGGTGCGGAACAGCGCCTTGAGGTCCAGGCTGGTCCCGGGCGCCAGGTCGCGCGTGTAGGTCAGGCCCTGTTCAATCGTGCGTCCGGCGTTGTCGTTGCTGTTCAGGGCGCCGGTCTCGGTGTCGAAGCGTGCCTGCGACTGGTAGGTCCAGGGATTGACGGCGCCGTTCCAGGTCAGCTGGCCGTCGAGGAGGTCTTGCCCGTAGTTCCACTTCGCCACCTTGTTGCCGGAAGTGCCAGCGCCGGCCATCGTCACCTCGGTGGCCGGCACCTGGCCGGCGTACACGGTGGTCTTGCGTGCCTGGCCCTGCGAGGTGTCCGGCGAGCGCGTCCAGCCGAACGTGAGGTTGATGCTCTTGTCGGCGCGTTTCAGGCTGTAGTTGCCTTCCAGCGAAGGCGTCAGGTCGCCGTCGGCCGTCAGGTAGCTCGACGCGGTGGTGCTGGCCGACACCAGGTCCATCTGCTTGATCACCAGGTTGGCGACGGTCGGGTAGCCCTGCATGTCGATGCCGCCCGCGCCGCCGTTGATGACGTCGATGCGTTCGACCGCCGCCGCCGGGATTCGTCCCAGCACGTCGCCGAGCGGTTCGGTCTTGGACGCCGGGCGCTTGCCGTTGATCAGGACGTTGCCGGCCACCCCGCGCGACGCATTGCCGCCATCGAAGACGAAGCCGGGCAGGCGGGTGGCCATGTCCATCGCCGTCGTGGCCTGGAATTGCTTGAAATAGTCGGGAGGGTAGGACTGCGGCGGCGCTCCATCGGCGGCGGCTGCCGGCCCGGCGGCAGCAATGGCGCAGGCCAGCAGGACGGCGGAGCGGATGGAGGACGGGGTTGTCATCCCGATATTTTACCGGTATCCGGCCTGCCCACCTAGATGAAATCGTGTTCAAGCCATGTCGTTTTTGCATGGCAAATCATCGTGCGCTGCCGCCGCCGAGGCGTGGGATCCTGCGGGCCGACGCGCCGACCTCTCGCGGGCGAGGCAAATTTGCCACAATTTACGATTGTTTATCAAATTTAGTAAACGTCACTAAACAAACTATTGGCGAAAACGCCACGCCGCAGGTAAGGTCCGGTGAGGTTGAAAACGGTTTCATGCCGTAAATACGACCTCTAAAACCAACAGGAGACAAACATGAACATGACGATACGGCCAACCCTGGCCGCGATATTGATATTGTGTGGCGCCGTCCAGGCCGCCAACGCGCAGGTCAATCCGGCGTTATACGCCGACCCCAATTCGAGCGCAGCGGTCTGGGCCCGCAACAACCCGTCCGACGGCCGCGCCACCGATATCCGCAACCGCATCGCCAACCAGCCCGGCGCCCGTTGGTTCGGCAACTGGAGTGGCGAGATCGGCGCCGCCGTCGGCAACTACGTCGGCACGGCCGCGTCCAACAACCGCACGCCGGTCCTGGTGGCCTACAACATCCCGGCGCGCGACTGCGGCCAGTACAGCGCCGGCGGCGCCGGCTCGGTGCAGGGCTACCGCGACTGGATACGCGCGTTCGCCGCCGCCGTCGGCAACCGTCCGGCCATCGTGGTGCTGGAGCCGGACGCGCTGCCGCAACTCGACTGCCTGGACGCGGCCGGCAAGACGGCGCGCCTGGACCTGTTCAAGTACGCGGTGTCGCAGTTCACCGCGCTGGCGCCGCGCGCCTATCTGTACCTCGATATCGGCAACAGCGCCTGGCTGGCGCCGGCCGAAGCGGCCACGCGGCTGGTCAACGCCGGCGTGGCCAACGCCCGCGGCTTCTCGCTCAACGTGTCGAACTACCGCACCGACGCCGAAAGCAATCCGTACGGCGTGGCCGTGGCCGACGCGCTGCGCCAGCGCGGCGTGAACAAAACCTTCGTCGTCGACACCAGCCGCAACGGCAACGGCCCGAACGGGACGCAGTGGTGCGACCCGGCCGGGCGCAAGCTTGGCGTGACGCCGCGCGTCAACGCCGCCGGCAGCCAGCCGGAGATGGCGCTGTGGATCAAGTCGCCGGGCGAGTCGGACGGGTGTGCCGGGCCGGCCGGAACCTTCGTGCCCGAGCTGGCCTATAAGATGATCTACGGCTTCTAGGGAGGGCGGTGCGGGCGGCGCGCGACGATCTGAATGGAATCGTTTCCGATCCCGGCAAAAACCGCTTAGCCCGCATCCTGTTTGCGTGTATATTTGCGTAACTTTTTCGCACACTACGCTCACTACGCTCACTAAACGACAAATAGCACGGAGACACGCATGACACGGAACTTGATCGCACGCTCGGTCGCAACGGCGCTGCTTGCATTGATCGCCAACGGAGCCTGGGCGGCCCAGGGCGCTCCCGTCCCCGAACGGGTCGAGTCGCTGCTGCGCCAGATGACCCTGGAAGAGAAGGTCGGCCAGCTGAACCAGATATCGGACAAGGAATTCATCACCGGCCCGGAATCCGAACTGCGCCGCAACCTCGAGAGCGACCTGCGCGCCGGCAAGGTCGGCTCCATGCTCAACGTCAAGGGCGCGGCCGATACGCGCGCCGTGCAGGCCATCGCCATGCAGTCGCGGCTGAAGATACCGCTGCTGTTCGGGCTGGACGTCATCCACGGCTACGAGACCGTCTTTCCGGTGCCGCTGGGCGAAGCGGCGTCGTGGGACCTGGAGGCCATCGAGCAGGCCGCGCGCATTGCCGCGCGCGAGGCATCGGCCTCCGGCATTCACTGGACCTTCGCGCCGATGGTCGACATCGGCCGCGATCCGCGCTGGGGCAGGGTGATGGAGGGCGCCGGCGAAGACGCCTTCCTCGGCGGCCGCATCGCCGAGGCGCGCGTGCGCGGCTTCCAGGGCGCCAAGCTGGGCGGCACGAGCTCGGTGATGGCCACCGCCAAGCACTTCGCCGCCTATGGCGCCGCCATCGCCGGGCGCGATTACAACGCCGTCGACATGAGCGACCAGCTGTTGTACGAGACCTACCTGCCGCCGTTCAAGGCGGCGCTCGATGCCGGCGCGGCGACGTTCATGAATTCGTTTAATACGCTCAACGGCGTGCCGGCCACCGGCAGCGCCTTCCTGCAGCGCGACATCCTCAAGGGCGCCTGGGGCTTCAAGGGCTTTGTCGTCAGCGACTGGAACTCGATCGGCGAGATGGTCCCGCACGGTTATGCCGGCGACCTGTCCGACGCGGCGGCCAAGGCGATCAACGCCGGCAGCGACATGGACATGGAAAGCAACGCCTATTCCGGCTCGTTGGCGCAACTGGTCGGCGCCGGCAAGGTCGACGTCAAGCTGGTGGACGACGCCGTGCGGCGCGTGCTGACCAAGAAATTCGAACTGGGCCTGTTCGACGACCCTTACCGCTACTCCGACGTGCAGCGTGAAAAGCAGGCCATCAACGACCCCGCGCACCGTGCCGCCGCGCGCGCCACCGCCGCCAAGTCCATGGTGCTGCTGAAAAACGATGACGCCACCTTGCCGATCAGGCGTGGCGTCAAATCGATCGCCGTCATCGGTCCGCTGGCCGACGCCCGCCGCGACCTGGAGGGCGGCTGGATCGTCAAGTCGAACGCGGCGCGCGTGGTCAACCTGGTCGACGCCATCCGCGCGCAGGCCGGAGCGGGCACGCGCGTGAGCTTTGCCGCCGGCTGCGATATCGCCTGCGCCACCGATGGCGGTTTCGCGGCCGCCGTGGCGGCGGCGCGCGATGCCGACGTCGTGGTGCTGGCCGTCGGCGAGTCGTGGGAGATGAGCGGCGAAGCCAAGTCGCGCGCCGATATCGGCCTGCCCGGACGTCAGGGCCAATTGTTCGACGCGCTCAAGGCGGCCGGCAAGACGCCGGTGGTGGTGGTCCTGGCCGGCCGTCCGCTGATCTTCGAGAACGTGGCCGAACAGGCCAAGGCCATCCTGTACGCGTGGCTGCCGGGCAGCGAGGGCGGCAACGCGATCGCCGACGTACTGTTTGGCGCCGTCAACCCGTCCGCCAAGGTGCCGATGACCTTCCCGCGCCATCAGGGGCAGATCCCGATCACCTACCAGCAATACCGGACCGGCCGTCCGGTGACCGATCCGCGCGACGTGCTGTACAAGTCCGGCTACATCGACATGCCGAACACGCCGCGCTACGCCTTCGGCCATGGCCTGAGCTACACCACGTTCGCCTATCGCGATATGAAGGTGAGCCAGAACGCGCTGAAGGCCGACGGCAAGGTTACGCTGTCGTTCACGCTGGCGAACACCGGCAAGGTGGCCGGCACCGAAATCGTGCAGCTGTACCTGCACGACCCGGTCGCCTCCACCGTGCGTCCGCTGCAAGAGCTCAAGGGATTCCAGAAAGTCGCCCTGGCGCCCGGCCAGCAGCAACAGGTCAGTTTTACGCTGAATCGCGACAGCCTTTCATTCTTCAACCGCAAGCTGCAGTGGGTCGCTGAACCGGGCCGGTTCGAGCTGATGGTGGGGGCGGCCTCGGATGACATCCGGCTGCGCACCAGCATCGAGCTGGTGGAATAAGCGCTTCCCCTTTACCCAGTCGGCGAAGGCCGGGCCGTGGTCTGCGCCGCGCTGGCGGCGTGATGGTCAGCCCGCGCTGTGGGCCAGATGGCGGGCGGCGAAGTCTTCCGGCGGCATTGGCTTTCCGAGCAGGAAGCCCTGGACGATGTCGCAGCCGGCCTCGCGCAGCCA encodes:
- the bglX gene encoding beta-glucosidase BglX, whose amino-acid sequence is MTRNLIARSVATALLALIANGAWAAQGAPVPERVESLLRQMTLEEKVGQLNQISDKEFITGPESELRRNLESDLRAGKVGSMLNVKGAADTRAVQAIAMQSRLKIPLLFGLDVIHGYETVFPVPLGEAASWDLEAIEQAARIAAREASASGIHWTFAPMVDIGRDPRWGRVMEGAGEDAFLGGRIAEARVRGFQGAKLGGTSSVMATAKHFAAYGAAIAGRDYNAVDMSDQLLYETYLPPFKAALDAGAATFMNSFNTLNGVPATGSAFLQRDILKGAWGFKGFVVSDWNSIGEMVPHGYAGDLSDAAAKAINAGSDMDMESNAYSGSLAQLVGAGKVDVKLVDDAVRRVLTKKFELGLFDDPYRYSDVQREKQAINDPAHRAAARATAAKSMVLLKNDDATLPIRRGVKSIAVIGPLADARRDLEGGWIVKSNAARVVNLVDAIRAQAGAGTRVSFAAGCDIACATDGGFAAAVAAARDADVVVLAVGESWEMSGEAKSRADIGLPGRQGQLFDALKAAGKTPVVVVLAGRPLIFENVAEQAKAILYAWLPGSEGGNAIADVLFGAVNPSAKVPMTFPRHQGQIPITYQQYRTGRPVTDPRDVLYKSGYIDMPNTPRYAFGHGLSYTTFAYRDMKVSQNALKADGKVTLSFTLANTGKVAGTEIVQLYLHDPVASTVRPLQELKGFQKVALAPGQQQQVSFTLNRDSLSFFNRKLQWVAEPGRFELMVGAASDDIRLRTSIELVE
- a CDS encoding glycoside hydrolase family 6 protein, with product MNMTIRPTLAAILILCGAVQAANAQVNPALYADPNSSAAVWARNNPSDGRATDIRNRIANQPGARWFGNWSGEIGAAVGNYVGTAASNNRTPVLVAYNIPARDCGQYSAGGAGSVQGYRDWIRAFAAAVGNRPAIVVLEPDALPQLDCLDAAGKTARLDLFKYAVSQFTALAPRAYLYLDIGNSAWLAPAEAATRLVNAGVANARGFSLNVSNYRTDAESNPYGVAVADALRQRGVNKTFVVDTSRNGNGPNGTQWCDPAGRKLGVTPRVNAAGSQPEMALWIKSPGESDGCAGPAGTFVPELAYKMIYGF